Within the Leptospira stimsonii genome, the region CAGGTTCAAACCGCGTGTATGAAGAAACTTTTCCGTCTCTTGATTTCTATTTAAGACCTGGCGAATCGATTCAAATTGCGGTTCGTATCAAAAGTGGAACACCTCTTCGTATTCCGCTTCTTTTGGAATCCAAAAAAAAATTCGGTCTTACAAAACAACTCCGATTAATCGTCGTCGGGTTGACTCTCGGTTTTGGGATTGCGATGAGTTTGTACAACTTGTCTCTCTACTTTTTCTTCAGAACGAGATCCTATTTCTATTATTTTTTGATGATTACTTTTTTTACAATTTATCTAACTTCTTGGGACGGCCTCTTTCTCTATCTTTTTAAACCGGAATACGGGAAATATTATCTTACGGCCACTTTGATTCTTGTTTATTCCGCCAGCTTGTTTCTGTTTCTATTTTCCTTGGAATTTTTATTTCCCGAACAAAAGAGCAAAAAGGCCAAGGTTGTAAGTGTCGTTTATTACGTCGTTAATTTGTCTTTGATCCCAGCGACGATCTTCGCTCCAGTAAAGCTGAATCAATTTTCATATTATTGGATACTAATGAACAATTTAATTATCGTTTATTTTTGTTTTTTAAGAATTCAGGAAGGTTTTAAATCTGCGAAGAATCTTTTGTTGATTCACCTCATCTTTCCTACGGCCGCTATCATAATGAATCTGAGTGCGACAGGGATTCTTACGATCAATTTTGTATCCCTTCACGTTTTAAAAATGGCCTTTATCTCTCAATCGATTCTATTTTCGATTATGCTTGTTCAAAGAATCAAGGATCTGGAATTTAAACTCAAAGAAGGTCTTCAATCGGAAATTCATAAGAATATCATTCTTTTAAAGAAAGAAATTCAACAAAGAAGAGAAACCGAATGGGAATTGATACAAGCGAAGGAAATGGCGGAGAGGGCGTCTAAAGTTAAAAGTAGTTTTCTCGCAAATATGAGTCACGAAATCCGAACTCCTATGAACGGAGTGCTCGGTATGGTTCAGTTGTTGGGAACGACAAAGCTGAATGAAGAACAAAAGGAATATACGAAGATTCTTTCCGGATCCGCGAAATCACTTTTACAAATCATCAACGACATCCTTGATTTCTCAAAAATAGAAGCGGGTAAGATCATACTTGATAAGGAAGTTTTTTCGATTCGTTCCGTCTTGGACGAAATTCACGACCTCTTAAATCCGCTCGCAAAACGAAAAAACATCGAATTCAATCTGGAAGGTAAATATAATATTCAAGAATTTGTATCCGGAGATCAGCTCAGACTCAGACAAATTTTGTGGAATCTCGCTGGGAATGGAATTAAATTTACGAATCAAGGAAGTGTGCTTCTCAAAGTCTCGGAGAAGAAAATTTCGGCCGATAAGGTTTCCATCGAATTCGTTGTCTCCGACACGGGAATCGGAATTCCCGTAGACAAACAAAAACAAGTTTTCGACGCATTCTCGCAGAGCGATACTTCCACCGCTCGCAGGTTCGGCGGTTCCGGTCTTGGATTGACAATCACAAAACAATTGATCGAACTTCAGGGCGGAACCTTATCCTTGGAAAGCAAGGAAGGAAAAGGTTCCAAGTTTACTTTTTCAATCGTGTATGAAATTGCTTCTCAGTCCGAAGTGGATACGATCTTAGAGCCGGAAAAGATAAAAGAGTTGGACGAAGTTTATAGAAACTTAGTTCCGAAAAAAATGCGTATTCTTGTGGCGGAAGACAATGAAACGAATTGCCTTCTGATTGAAAGAGCCTTAAAAAAACTCGGTTACGATCCGGTCGTCGTTCACAACGGACGCGAAGTCATTGAAAGAATGCA harbors:
- a CDS encoding hybrid sensor histidine kinase/response regulator → MRFFLLFCAVFLFNLSLSGESSVPESGKVSQLQKLGNLRSFIYYFKDNRGEDYREKIFSKSPGLDFQNIPSEIFSLGFSNESVWFYIPLENDTGNEFNGEFEVYNPYLEEVDIHYTYGHERITREILAGSNRVYEETFPSLDFYLRPGESIQIAVRIKSGTPLRIPLLLESKKKFGLTKQLRLIVVGLTLGFGIAMSLYNLSLYFFFRTRSYFYYFLMITFFTIYLTSWDGLFLYLFKPEYGKYYLTATLILVYSASLFLFLFSLEFLFPEQKSKKAKVVSVVYYVVNLSLIPATIFAPVKLNQFSYYWILMNNLIIVYFCFLRIQEGFKSAKNLLLIHLIFPTAAIIMNLSATGILTINFVSLHVLKMAFISQSILFSIMLVQRIKDLEFKLKEGLQSEIHKNIILLKKEIQQRRETEWELIQAKEMAERASKVKSSFLANMSHEIRTPMNGVLGMVQLLGTTKLNEEQKEYTKILSGSAKSLLQIINDILDFSKIEAGKIILDKEVFSIRSVLDEIHDLLNPLAKRKNIEFNLEGKYNIQEFVSGDQLRLRQILWNLAGNGIKFTNQGSVLLKVSEKKISADKVSIEFVVSDTGIGIPVDKQKQVFDAFSQSDTSTARRFGGSGLGLTITKQLIELQGGTLSLESKEGKGSKFTFSIVYEIASQSEVDTILEPEKIKELDEVYRNLVPKKMRILVAEDNETNCLLIERALKKLGYDPVVVHNGREVIERMQLDVFDIVLMDIHMPEVDGIEATNWIRSRKETAEFPIIIALTADAIESGKERYVSLGMNDCLIKPLDLVGLKTSLEYWSEQIETSL